One genomic region from Chthonomonas calidirosea T49 encodes:
- a CDS encoding prenyltransferase encodes MTTQIVPQKPTSFRIYWQALRVYSFPASIVPILLGTVLAVQQSHRFYLLSFLLTLLGGVLAHAAANVYNDYYDYKNHVDVRPEHGSGVLTQRLLSAKQMFEFGTLLSAASLACGFLLLLMLGSSSSTGGIVGLVVVGALAALLYSMVLKRYALGDLLIVLTFGFGFSLGAYLTQMAPLKLASVERVLLLSLPVASLVDAILHANNLRDRLDDRQAGVYTLANLLPLAWGKALLMGLLFFPLFLWWLAC; translated from the coding sequence ATGACAACACAGATAGTGCCGCAAAAACCCACCTCTTTTAGGATCTACTGGCAGGCGTTACGAGTCTATTCCTTTCCTGCCAGCATCGTGCCTATTCTCCTAGGCACCGTGTTAGCTGTGCAACAGAGCCATCGCTTTTATCTGCTCTCTTTCCTCCTCACCTTGTTGGGGGGCGTGCTCGCCCATGCTGCTGCCAATGTCTATAACGACTACTACGACTATAAAAACCATGTGGATGTACGCCCCGAGCATGGCAGTGGTGTGCTGACGCAACGTTTGCTAAGCGCCAAACAGATGTTTGAGTTTGGCACCTTGCTGTCGGCGGCATCGCTGGCCTGCGGCTTTCTGCTTCTTCTCATGCTCGGCTCTTCCTCCTCGACGGGGGGTATCGTGGGGCTTGTGGTCGTCGGTGCTCTGGCAGCGCTGCTCTACTCAATGGTGTTAAAACGCTATGCCCTCGGCGATCTGCTCATTGTGCTTACCTTCGGTTTCGGCTTCTCTCTGGGCGCCTATCTCACCCAGATGGCCCCACTGAAGCTCGCTTCGGTTGAGCGCGTCCTGTTGCTGAGCCTGCCTGTCGCCTCCCTTGTGGACGCCATTCTCCATGCCAACAATCTGCGAGATCGTTTGGATGATCGGCAGGCCGGTGTGTACACCTTAGCGAATCTGCTGCCTTTGGCGTGGGGAAAGGCGCTGCTGATGGGCCTTCTCTTCTTCCCGCTCTTTTTGTGGTGGTTGGCGTGCTAG
- the ubiE gene encoding bifunctional demethylmenaquinone methyltransferase/2-methoxy-6-polyprenyl-1,4-benzoquinol methylase UbiE: MSSVARKKPLVIGEKSRYVRAMFATIAPRYDQLNSLLSFHRHHAWRQQAVRLAKVGPGERCLDVCTGTGDFALALARAVGEQGTVVGADFCVPMLQIGLQKIRNRGYRQIKMAVADAQALPYPNASFDVVTVGFGVRNVASLEKALAEMVRVTRPGGRVVILEFTRPRPSPLRPLLDLYLFKILPNIGGWLSRKEAYTYLPESIAQFVSREELAAAMQRAGLTQITIYDLNFGTVCIHIGVRPAYTGEVLQ, encoded by the coding sequence CGGGCCATGTTCGCCACTATCGCCCCACGCTACGACCAGCTTAACTCCCTTCTCAGCTTCCACCGACACCACGCTTGGCGGCAGCAGGCGGTACGTTTGGCGAAAGTGGGGCCTGGGGAGCGTTGCCTCGATGTATGCACGGGCACGGGAGATTTCGCACTTGCTTTAGCGCGCGCCGTGGGCGAACAGGGAACGGTTGTGGGAGCCGATTTCTGTGTTCCGATGCTACAGATCGGCCTTCAGAAGATACGTAACAGAGGCTATCGGCAGATCAAGATGGCTGTGGCCGATGCGCAGGCCCTGCCCTATCCCAACGCCTCCTTCGACGTGGTAACGGTGGGCTTTGGGGTGCGGAACGTGGCCAGTTTGGAGAAAGCCCTTGCGGAGATGGTACGTGTCACACGACCTGGAGGGAGGGTGGTCATTTTGGAGTTCACACGGCCGCGGCCTTCTCCCCTTCGCCCTCTGCTCGACCTTTACCTCTTCAAAATTCTGCCCAATATCGGTGGATGGCTGAGCCGAAAAGAGGCCTACACCTATCTGCCCGAATCGATCGCCCAGTTCGTTTCTCGCGAGGAGCTTGCAGCGGCCATGCAGCGGGCAGGGCTAACCCAAATTACCATCTACGATCTGAATTTTGGCACGGTTTGCATCCATATTGGGGTTCGGCCGGCCTATACCGGGGAGGTTTTACAATGA
- a CDS encoding polyprenyl synthetase family protein: MNVVPISTTKSSGVVATAAFLQPVKADLQAVEARMQAELGSDVRTISSLSRHLLEAGGKRLRPAMVALAARAVNPDADPTRVATVGAAMEFVHMATLVHDDVVDNTAIRRGRPTANAVYGNGVAVLSGDYILARSMRLLALDGDLRIIRTVSEVTIDMSEGEVMEIVATGRMDLPIPEYFEILRKKTAVFVEGCCRCGAILGGANEAQEEALAEYGFRIGMAFQIVDDLLDYIGDPAITGKPRGSDLRDGRATLPLLLALEEMPAERKTVLLDAFGNPNLDEGAVDAVCNVIESTGAFEKTQTLAQGHVECAKQSLTLLPETPSRTCLEMLAAYIVERNY; the protein is encoded by the coding sequence ATGAACGTTGTCCCCATTTCAACAACAAAATCGAGTGGCGTTGTTGCCACAGCAGCCTTCCTTCAGCCTGTAAAGGCCGACCTCCAAGCGGTGGAGGCACGGATGCAGGCAGAACTCGGCTCCGACGTGCGCACCATCTCCTCGCTGTCGCGCCACCTGCTAGAAGCGGGAGGCAAGCGGTTGCGACCCGCCATGGTTGCCCTGGCAGCGCGAGCCGTGAACCCCGACGCCGACCCCACCCGTGTGGCCACCGTTGGTGCGGCAATGGAGTTTGTGCACATGGCCACTTTGGTGCACGATGATGTGGTGGATAATACTGCTATACGTCGGGGGCGTCCCACCGCGAACGCCGTCTATGGAAACGGGGTTGCCGTGCTAAGTGGGGACTACATTCTTGCTCGTTCGATGCGCCTTTTGGCGCTCGATGGAGACCTGCGCATCATTCGCACTGTTTCCGAAGTCACCATAGACATGAGCGAGGGCGAGGTGATGGAGATCGTGGCCACGGGACGTATGGACCTCCCAATACCGGAATATTTCGAAATTTTGCGTAAAAAGACCGCTGTCTTCGTGGAGGGATGCTGCCGTTGCGGAGCCATTTTGGGTGGGGCCAATGAAGCGCAGGAGGAGGCTCTTGCCGAATATGGCTTCCGCATAGGAATGGCCTTTCAGATTGTAGACGATCTGTTGGACTATATCGGAGATCCCGCCATCACCGGCAAACCGCGCGGAAGCGATCTGCGCGACGGTCGGGCCACCCTGCCCCTCCTGCTTGCGCTGGAGGAGATGCCTGCTGAAAGAAAAACCGTGCTGTTAGACGCTTTTGGCAATCCGAACCTCGATGAGGGGGCTGTAGATGCCGTCTGCAACGTGATTGAGAGCACGGGTGCTTTCGAGAAAACCCAAACGCTGGCACAGGGCCATGTGGAGTGCGCAAAACAGTCGTTGACCCTGCTTCCCGAAACCCCATCGCGTACCTGCCTAGAGATGCTGGCTGCCTATATTGTCGAACGAAACTATTGA